The window CGCCGCTCGCATCTGGTCACGTTGCTCCGAGGTCGTGTCAAACTGCGGCCATGTTCCCCTCGCATCCGACAAGCAGCCACGCTCGGGATTGACTTCTGACAACGACAATAGATCCGTTGGCGCGGGATCGTTTGGGGGTGTGAGACGCTGTTCGGTATGGCAGTTCACGCACCGGAGTTCGTGTAGGCGTTTCTGCCCCTGCGCTGCTAATTCAAGATCGACGGCGAACGTGTAGTTCCATTCATTCGTTGCATCCAAGCAGAGATAACTCGCAAGGTCGATCGCCTCCCAGTGCGTTAAACGCATGTTCGGCATTCGCTCCGACGGTCGAGCTTGAAGCGGGTTTTCTAGAAAGCTCGCCAATGACGCAACGCTGTACTTTTCGGGAATGCGTCCCAAGGGCACCGAGTCACCTGGTAAGGTCTCGCGACCTGACTCGTCGCGAGGTGAATGACAGGCAACGCAGCCGACCGAATGAAACAGTTTGTCACCTCGCTCGGCCGCATCGGTGTCAATGTCTTGCCGCGTGAAATCACGCTCTCCAAGCGACACGATGTAGTGAGTCAATTGCTTGGCCGCCAGCTGCCGATCTTCGTTGCTGAGCTCTGTCATCACATCGGGCATCAGCGTGCCTGTTTTGGTCACGTGAGGGGCGGCGATGAACTCGAGCAAGTGATGTGGGTCGACGTTCTCGGCAGTCCAACGCAAGTCAGGCGCATGCTTGGCGACGGTGGTATGGGACGGCAAGTCATCGCGATGGCAGGCGGCGCAATTAAATTCGTTGAGCAGCACGACCCCCTGCAGTTCCGGCGACAAGGTTTGGCCCGCCGTCGGAGTTGTGACCGGCGGGGTGCCGGAACTGGGTGACCCTGTCGAATCCATGGCGGTCAGTTGCATGACGTAGCGAGCCAGATCTAAGAACTCTCGACGGTTCTTCAATTGATCGACAATGTTATCAGGCATCGCTGACTGCTTGCTCGGGAATCTCTCTTCGATGTCGGCGAGTTTCAGTGTGATCGCTGGTGCACCGGGTGTTGCCGTTTGCAGGGTCAGACTTTCGTCCTTTGAGCTAACAATGCGCCCCGTGAGAACCTCGCCATCGACCGTCAAAATTCGCGTCGATTCGTATCCCTTCCGAATGGACAAGGAGGGCGTCAGGATCGCTCGAACCACGTCGACGTCGGAGATCTGCTCGCCCAAACGTGTCAAATTAGGGCCCGCGAGGTCCACACCGCCAGTTGCGTGGCACTGGGTGCAGGCCAGCTTGGGGCTGGTGTAGAGAATGGAACCTCGTACGGCGTCGCCGTGCTGGCGAGAGTCCTCAGCGAGTGTCAGGGGGGACTCAGTTTTTAGCTTTTCTGAGAGTCTCTCTGCCCGAGATGCCTCCATGGTCAACAAAACCAACAGCCATACAGAGACTTTTACAGACAGATTTGTGAAATTCATGGCTCAGGTTCTCGCAGCAGACGTGGCTGCGATATTTTAGCATAGCGTGGCCGAACCGTCGGACTGGCCGAACCCGATTTTTAAGGCACCATGGTAGGCTGCCATGTTGCTAGCCCCTGGCACAGCCTGGCGGATCTATTTTGCCCGCTCGATCAGATTGCGTAGCGAGGGCGAGATACCGGTGGTTCCTCTGCCCCCAATCTGACTAGATGGGTAGAGCTTTTCAACCGCGTCGCCGCGTAGAAGCTTTTCCGCGACGCTCAGCACAACTGATTTCTCGAGTGGTTTGATTACGATTGTGGTGGCTTGAAACTCGTCTGCAAGATCGCTCATCTTTTCGTCGGAGAGACTGGTGATGACGATGATCGGCAGCTGGTTGCATTTCGGGTCACCGTCGCTCCGGAGCTGGCGGATGAGATCCAACCCACTCATGCTGGGCATCTCGATATCCGTGATAAGCAAGTCGCAAGGAACGCGTTTAAGGTGCTGCCACGCCTCTCCCCCATTCGATCCGGTGAACGTCTCCACACCAATTTCTCGCATCCATCGCTTAAGCATTTCCCGCGAGCTGCGGATGTCGTCGGCAATCACGCATCGCGGCGCTACCAAATTTTCGTCCATGTTTCCAGATACCTGCGGGCGGGGCAATGCGGTGGGGCTGAGCAATTGCATGACATCGAACTACGATGAAGGCACCGTGTTCAGTTCGCAATTAAAATGGGGCATCAGCTCAACGGTGGCATCCCAGGGTCGAGAACATCAGTGATGACCTGCGCCCTTGCTGATCGCTGTGCCCCTCGCTGTGCCCCTGTTGATCATTAATGGACAATCTGTAGCAACTCTCGTTCCGTTTGGCAACTTAGGTACCGTTGTCAATTGGCGAGCGAGGTCATGATGTTATCGTGCCACATCGCCATTTCTCGCGGTCAGATTCGTTACCCATTGCTGGCGCGTTTCGGCTAGATTAAAAGTCTGGCCGCAGGGAGAGATGCACGAGTTACACGCTAAACCTACTGCCGGAACGCTCTAATTAGGAGAACTGTGGTCGATGACAGATCAATGGATTCAAGGCGAACTGCCCGACGACGTGCTGGTGGAGCTACAGGAAGCAAAAGAGACACTCGAACATCACGGACTTGCTGAGCGGTTGACCGAGCTGATGGGGGCACCGATTACGGCATCGATCAAGCTGTTGCCGTCCATCGCGGAGGACGCCCTGCACTCGGCTGTGGAGAAATCATTGCAGGCAGCGCTCAAGGTGGCCTTGCGGACCCTCGGTGAGGAGACGCCCAATGGGAAACCCAAGTTGTTCAGTCATAAATTGATGGCGGGGCTATCAGGGGCTGCCGGGGGAGCGTTTGGACTCTCTACCGTCGCACTCGAACTGCCAGTGTCTACCGTGCTGATTCTCCGTAGCGTCGCTGACATCGCGAGGTCGCAAGGCGAAGACCTAACCGATGTCAAGACTCAGCTCGCTTGCTTGGAGGTGTTCGCGATCGATGGCGGTGATGAGGGGGATGGCGGGGACGATACCGAAATCGGCTATTTCGCAGTCCGTGCAGCCATGAGCAAACAGGTCGCAGACGCGTCGAAATACGTCTTGAAATACGGTGTCAGCGAGACCGCCGCACCGCCGCTCGTCAAGCTCCTGCAGATGATCAGCCATCGCTTTGGAGTGGTGGTCAGCGAAAAGCTGGCCGCTCAAGCAATTCCCGTGATCGGTGCGGTGGGTGGTGCATTGATTAACAGCTATTTCATCGATCACTACCAAGAATTGGCGCGTGCTCACTTCACCGTCCGCCGGTTGGAGCGAGAGTACGGCAAATTGTTGATTGAAGAGGCGTACAACAGGATCGATGCCGCCCGATCCACATCGTGAAATCTGCCTGAACTGACATTCACTCGCACGGGTAGCACGTCCATTCGAAGACGCGGTGAAACCGGGCACTGAGAGCCTAACAAAAATTGTTTTTTGGCCATTTTGGCCGTCGCAGGCAGGAGCGATTTCGCTAAATTGCTGCCGCAAAAATAGTTGTTGTGTTTCTTCCGCTTTTGCTCCGCGTCTATGCTCGAATCGACACATTTGCCAGCCGGAATGTACGGCGTTTTTCTCGGTGCGTTGCTGGTCTATTGTGCTGGCTTGTACTTGATCGGTTGGCTTGCCCAACGCCGCATTCAAAATGTCGAGGACTTCGTCCTGGCGGGCCGCCGCTTACCGACATCCCTGGCAGCGATCACGATCATTGCCACCTGGTTCGGTGCTGAGTCTTTGATGACAACGGCCGACGAAGTTGGCAATGAGGGACTTCGTAAAGCCATGCTTGATCCCGTCGGAATCGCCTTGTGCTTGCTATTGGCTGGGCTGTTCATCGCAGGACCGATGTGGCGAATGGGCATCCTCACCGTTTCGGATTTCTTTCGCGTTCGGTACGGAACCGCCGCCGAAAAGTTGGCGTCGTTGATCATCGTGCCCAGTTACTTCGGTTGGGTGGCGGCCCAGTTCGTCGCCCTGGCCCAAATCCTCGAAGTTTTCTTTGGGCTGCCAAAGGAGGTGGGGATCATTCTCGTTGCTTCGGTCGGCACCGGTTACACGCTGATGGGAGGGATGTGGACAATCACCTGGACCGATGCCATCCAGATGGGATTGATCCTGATCGGACTCTTGGTGCTGGGGCACGCCATTTTGATCTATCTTGGGGATGGCAGTGTCGCTGCTGGGATCACCACCATGCGCACTGACATCGCCGACAGCCGCTGGCGAATTGCGGATCCTGAAACATTCTGGCGGGATACGATGGTGGCTGTTAGCGCACTCGCGATCGGTGCGTTGGGCAATCTACCCATGCAAGATTTGATGCAGCGAATCTTTTCTGCGCGGAGCGACGCGGTGGCGGTCAAGGCATGCTTGGTAGCCAGCGGCGGGTACCTGTTGATGGGGATCCTGCCTGTCGGTACCGGCATGGCAGCCCATTTGTTGCTACCGCGTGAACACGGTGAACTCGATGGCGTCGTCGTGATGGTTGCGGCTAAGTTACTCAATCCCGCGTTACTACTGGTTTTCTTCCTAGCGATTGTTTCGGCGGTATTGTCGACAATCGTCAGTGCCGTGATGGCGCCCTCGGCGGTGATGGCTCACAACTTGGTCGAGCCCGCTTGGCGGCTACGCCGGACTGCACCGCTCTCACAATCCCAACTCTTGTTGCTGCAACGTGGTGCAATCGTGGCAGTGACGATCGTATCGGCGGTGCTGGCGTTGAGTGGGCAAGGCGCGTATGAACTCGTGCAAGCTTCCTACTCGATGGCGTTGGTCAGTCTGTTTGTTCCCTTCGTCTTTGGGATTCACAACAAACGCCTGCCACCGCAGGCGGCGTGGTTCGCCATGGGATGGGGCATCGCGGTATGGATGCTTCACTTTGTCTGCGGTTGGGAGATGTTTTTCGAGCCCTGGCTGGGGCCGCTCGGGTGGGCCATCCCTCACGAATTGGCTGGCATCGCCGTCAGTCTCGCTGGGCTACTCTTCGGAATCGTGGTCGCCAAATCAACACCACCTCCGATCCAAGACCCCGACGTATCGATGTAAGCGGGCTTGCCCATCCACGCCCGGTTAAGCAAAGTGGCTCGGCCGTCATCTCTCGGCAGACGAATGCCTTAAGGCACCCAGTACGCGGATCGCTACTGCGTCAACCAAATCGGTCCCACCACAGCTTGATACGAAGCCCGGCGAGCTTGATACGAAGCCCGGCGGAAACCTAGTCCGCTGCATCCGGGGGGTAATCCACCAGAGGACAAACAGGAGGACCTGCCGCCGGTGTCGAAGCGGAGGCAACTATCCACATGGCGGCGCTTGCCTAATGGGGCCGCGTGAATCGCTTGCGCTGCTGTTCGATGCGGGCGTGATCGTCACATTCCGCCAAGTGATCGTTGACCATTCCCACCGACTGCATGAAGGCGTAGCAAGTCGTGGGACCGATAAACTTCCAGCCCCGGCGTTTGAGTTCCTTGGCCATCGCGTGTGACTCATCCGTTACCGGGCGGACATCGTTGCGGGTAAGCACCTTGGGGCTGCTCTCAGGTTCATAGCTCCAAAAGAACGCTGCCAATGAACCGTCGGTGGCTTGCATTTCGAGGGCCCGCGCCGCATTGTGGATCGTCGCTTCGATCTTACCGCGATGACGAATGATCGTATCATCAGCGACCAATCGCTGCACATCCTCCGCGGTCATGGCGGCAACGGACTCAATGTGAAAGTCGTGGAAGGCAGTGCGAAAAGCCTCACGGCGACGCAGGATCGTCAACCACGACAGGCCGCACTGGAATCCTTCCAAGCAGATCTTTTCAAAAAGATGTCGATCGTCGGCGGTCGGGTGTCCCCATTCATCGTCGTGGTAGTCGCGATACATCGCGTCGGCCCCACACCACCAGCACCGTTGGCGGCCCCTGGGATCAATCGAGATGTCAGCGAGATGCTTTCCTGCAGCCTCACTCATCAGGCGACTTGGTGGGTTCGGGGGTTCCCAACAGCGAGACAATACAGCCAATCCCCACCATCACGATCGGGCCAAAGACAATCGCCAGCAGCGGTTCGAATGGACTCGCCCATCCCGAGAGCGACTCGGGCCAGTACGCCGAGCGGGATGCCGCCATCCATGCGACCAACATCACTCCGACTGCGGAAGCTCCAATGGCACCCGGACTACGAATCGCAGGTACCAATACCCCCAGTAAAAACAGGCCGATGATCGCTGCCCCTAATACGCCGGACAACAACCACCACACATCCAGGGCGCTTTCGGTGAGGCGAATCAAAGCCAACGCCATCATGGTGCCCATCACTCCCCATGCGATCGTCGAAAGTCGCAGCACACTGACGTCTTCCGCGTCGGTGGAGTTGGGCCGTATCAGTCGCTTGAAAAAGTCGCTCATGACGAGCGTTGCCGATGAGTTGAGCGAGGTCGAAACCGTGCTCATCGCAGCAGCGAAAATTGCCGCGATTAATAGTCCTCGCGCCCCTTGGGGCAAATGGGATGCGATGAAGTGCGGGAAGACGCGATCACCCAAGTCCCGCTCGGAGAGAGCCGCGGCTGTTTCGGACAGCTGCAAATCATAATCCGGTGCATCGAGAGGAATTCCCGCCTGCATCAGCTTCTGCTCAGCAACAATGACGCGGACTTCCTGGAGATCAGTCGGATGACTTTCGTAGTACGCGTACAACGACGACCCGATGAATAGGAATAGAGCGCTCACGGGAACGTACAGCAGCGCGCCGAACCACACGCTTTTCGCAGCTTCGTGGTCGCTTCGCGCTGCGATGTAGCGTTGGATATAACTCTGGTCGATACCGAAATTTCGCAGGTTATCAAAGATCCCATAGGCGAAGATCACCCAGATCGTCTTTTCTGAAATGTCCCAAAAGGTAGCGTTTTCAGGGGATAGCGAGAATTTGTTGGCGGCGTCGGCAACTTCGATGACTTCGGATGGTCCGCCCGGCATATCCCACAGGAGAATTCCGAGAGCCAGCAAAGCCCCTGCTAATAACACCACGGCCTGAATCGCGTCAGCCCAGATGACTGCGACCAGGCCGCCGACGAACGAGTAAACCGTCACGGCCACGCCGGTACACAGAATGACGGTGCGAATGTCCCAACCAAATAGCACCGCCATCGGGAGAGCCATCAGGTACATGACGACGCCAATCCGCGCGATCTGATAGAGCAGGTAGAAACAACTCGCGTAGATTCGAGCCCACAATCCAAAGCGGCGTTCCAACAGCGAATACGCCGAGACCTCCCCAGAATGCCGATACAGGGGCACGAAAAAGCGTACCGCGATCGCCGCCGCCAACGGCAACGCCAGCGAATACACGAACACATTCCAGTTATCGACAAAGGCTTTGCCAGGCAGTGCCAAATAGCTGATGCTGCTTAAATAGGTGGCGAAGATCGACAAGCCACACAGCCATCCCGAGAGCGTTCGCCCGCCAGCACTAAACTCTTCCGCAGAGTTGTTACGCCGCCAAAAATACAGTCCCAATCCAAGGATACCAACGAAGTATCCCAGCAGGACTGCCCAGTCGACGCCAGTGAAAAAAGTTGCGGCGATCACAAGCTCTCCACGCTGCGAAGGATTTCGGCCACACGGTCTCGCTCGGGCTGAGCAAAAGCGTGAAACGGATCGGCCGGTAGGTCACCGCAAATGCCGATTAACGACGCGGCCGCCTTGGTCGCTTTGATATGCCGAGAGGCGTATTTGCCAATCTCATAGATGTCTTGGAAACGATCGATCTTGCGCTGCGACAACTGCTGCTTGGCGGCATCGCCATCACGCAACGCCTCGTAACAATCGTTGAACAAACCGGGCATGACGTTGGCACCACCACACACGCCACCATCGCCCCCGAGCGAGTGAGCTTCGGCGAGTTTGGCTTCCGGCCCGAGCAAAATGGACCAATCCGGACGCTCCTGCTTCAACTCGCACAGACGTGCGAAGTATTCCATGTCACCGCTGCTATCCTTCACCCCCACGATACCTTCGAGCGATGAAAGTCGACGCAGAGTTTCGATCTCAAACCAGACCTTGGTTAACTGCGGCATGTTGTAAAGCATCAGCGGCAGCGGAATTAACGGTTGGATGTTCTCCACATAAGACGTCAACTCGGTCTGCCCAGCGGGAAAGTAGTATGGCGTTGTCAGAACTGCCCCATCGGCACCGCACTCTGCGGCATACTCCGCCAAGTTCACGGTTTCGACAAAAGCGGTATCGGTGACGCCCACCAGCACGGGAACTCGGCCGTCTACCAAACGAATCGTTTCCGCAATGAGTTCGCGGCGCAGTCGGTAGCTCAAGCTCGGTGCCTCGCCAGTCGTCCCCAAAATGAACACGCCCACAGCCCCACCGCCAATCACGTGGTCGAGCAATCGGGCGAGCCCTTCACGATCGAGCACGTCACGGGCGCTCAGCGGAGTGATCAAAGGCGGCACAATTCCGCGAAGCGAGAGTGCGGACGAGTGCGAAGACACGGACATAGGTACTTTCACAAAGAAATAGATCGAGGAGACTAAGAGTCTATAGATCATACGCGGTGCGTGAATGATTGGAAAGTGGACCGCACCGCGAGAGTCAAACGCTGCGAACCCGGGGTGATCGAGACCCGCTCCCGCCGCATTGCTTCCCCACCCCGTCCCACAGTGGCTTCACTTTAGAATTCGATGATCTGGTTATCGTCAACAATTTCGCAGGGCACCGAGAACCGCGGGTCAGGCTGCTCCAGGGAGATTGGGTCAATTGGGCTGATGTGGGTTAAAAATACCCGTAACGGCTGGACACACCTACTGACTTCCGCGACACGCTCGGGGTAGCTGTGGCCCGTTTTTACTGCCCAATCCCGCTGGTGATCGTGGAAGTTGCATTCATGCAGGAGAACATCGGCGCCGTGCATCCACCGCAGAATCTCTGGATCGGTGGCCCCCGTGGTATCGGTCGCGTAGACGAGCGAGCGTTCGCTCGCGGAGCCTGGCGTGGGGCTGGGCCAATCGATGCGGTAGGCGACGGATCCACCCGGGTGAGTTTGCGGTCGC of the Allorhodopirellula heiligendammensis genome contains:
- a CDS encoding DUF6797 domain-containing protein; the encoded protein is MNFTNLSVKVSVWLLVLLTMEASRAERLSEKLKTESPLTLAEDSRQHGDAVRGSILYTSPKLACTQCHATGGVDLAGPNLTRLGEQISDVDVVRAILTPSLSIRKGYESTRILTVDGEVLTGRIVSSKDESLTLQTATPGAPAITLKLADIEERFPSKQSAMPDNIVDQLKNRREFLDLARYVMQLTAMDSTGSPSSGTPPVTTPTAGQTLSPELQGVVLLNEFNCAACHRDDLPSHTTVAKHAPDLRWTAENVDPHHLLEFIAAPHVTKTGTLMPDVMTELSNEDRQLAAKQLTHYIVSLGERDFTRQDIDTDAAERGDKLFHSVGCVACHSPRDESGRETLPGDSVPLGRIPEKYSVASLASFLENPLQARPSERMPNMRLTHWEAIDLASYLCLDATNEWNYTFAVDLELAAQGQKRLHELRCVNCHTEQRLTPPNDPAPTDLLSLSEVNPERGCLSDARGTWPQFDTTSEQRDQMRAAISRPSKKLSDRDQIAVTLTAFRCLNCHRRDELGGIASDRDTYFQTTNPNLGPQGRIPPTLTQVGAKLKPTWLRQVLVSGRAIRPYMQTRMPQYHAENVAHLVDQFAAVDELPAISHGTFTDEKATRQVGAQLAGTDGLNCIACHTFQLKQSANMPAVDLTEMAARLQKDWFYHYMLDPQRLSPNTVMPTFWPQGQAMRDDILEGDANNQVEALWLYLLDGRQAATPRGLVQEPIRLLATEEAVMLRRAYPGIGKRGIGVGYPGGLNIAYDAEQMRLATIWKGVFADPAGVWRSQGHGVVRPLGDDLVEFAKGPELGKPQSPWIVDDGRPPHHQFRGYSLDHLRRPTFRYSLGEIHVSDYFVNELDATSSAPMLRRTITFVSDESEGQVTFRVATGKSIARTGERAFEVDDGLLIRLSDGHPIDLVASVPGQPSIEELRVSLTISKSPTVLTIQYIWGN
- a CDS encoding response regulator, translated to MQLLSPTALPRPQVSGNMDENLVAPRCVIADDIRSSREMLKRWMREIGVETFTGSNGGEAWQHLKRVPCDLLITDIEMPSMSGLDLIRQLRSDGDPKCNQLPIIVITSLSDEKMSDLADEFQATTIVIKPLEKSVVLSVAEKLLRGDAVEKLYPSSQIGGRGTTGISPSLRNLIERAK
- a CDS encoding EcsC family protein, which encodes MTDQWIQGELPDDVLVELQEAKETLEHHGLAERLTELMGAPITASIKLLPSIAEDALHSAVEKSLQAALKVALRTLGEETPNGKPKLFSHKLMAGLSGAAGGAFGLSTVALELPVSTVLILRSVADIARSQGEDLTDVKTQLACLEVFAIDGGDEGDGGDDTEIGYFAVRAAMSKQVADASKYVLKYGVSETAAPPLVKLLQMISHRFGVVVSEKLAAQAIPVIGAVGGALINSYFIDHYQELARAHFTVRRLEREYGKLLIEEAYNRIDAARSTS
- a CDS encoding sodium:solute symporter family protein, whose product is MLESTHLPAGMYGVFLGALLVYCAGLYLIGWLAQRRIQNVEDFVLAGRRLPTSLAAITIIATWFGAESLMTTADEVGNEGLRKAMLDPVGIALCLLLAGLFIAGPMWRMGILTVSDFFRVRYGTAAEKLASLIIVPSYFGWVAAQFVALAQILEVFFGLPKEVGIILVASVGTGYTLMGGMWTITWTDAIQMGLILIGLLVLGHAILIYLGDGSVAAGITTMRTDIADSRWRIADPETFWRDTMVAVSALAIGALGNLPMQDLMQRIFSARSDAVAVKACLVASGGYLLMGILPVGTGMAAHLLLPREHGELDGVVVMVAAKLLNPALLLVFFLAIVSAVLSTIVSAVMAPSAVMAHNLVEPAWRLRRTAPLSQSQLLLLQRGAIVAVTIVSAVLALSGQGAYELVQASYSMALVSLFVPFVFGIHNKRLPPQAAWFAMGWGIAVWMLHFVCGWEMFFEPWLGPLGWAIPHELAGIAVSLAGLLFGIVVAKSTPPPIQDPDVSM
- a CDS encoding DNA-3-methyladenine glycosylase I, with amino-acid sequence MSEAAGKHLADISIDPRGRQRCWWCGADAMYRDYHDDEWGHPTADDRHLFEKICLEGFQCGLSWLTILRRREAFRTAFHDFHIESVAAMTAEDVQRLVADDTIIRHRGKIEATIHNAARALEMQATDGSLAAFFWSYEPESSPKVLTRNDVRPVTDESHAMAKELKRRGWKFIGPTTCYAFMQSVGMVNDHLAECDDHARIEQQRKRFTRPH
- a CDS encoding sodium:solute symporter; translation: MIAATFFTGVDWAVLLGYFVGILGLGLYFWRRNNSAEEFSAGGRTLSGWLCGLSIFATYLSSISYLALPGKAFVDNWNVFVYSLALPLAAAIAVRFFVPLYRHSGEVSAYSLLERRFGLWARIYASCFYLLYQIARIGVVMYLMALPMAVLFGWDIRTVILCTGVAVTVYSFVGGLVAVIWADAIQAVVLLAGALLALGILLWDMPGGPSEVIEVADAANKFSLSPENATFWDISEKTIWVIFAYGIFDNLRNFGIDQSYIQRYIAARSDHEAAKSVWFGALLYVPVSALFLFIGSSLYAYYESHPTDLQEVRVIVAEQKLMQAGIPLDAPDYDLQLSETAAALSERDLGDRVFPHFIASHLPQGARGLLIAAIFAAAMSTVSTSLNSSATLVMSDFFKRLIRPNSTDAEDVSVLRLSTIAWGVMGTMMALALIRLTESALDVWWLLSGVLGAAIIGLFLLGVLVPAIRSPGAIGASAVGVMLVAWMAASRSAYWPESLSGWASPFEPLLAIVFGPIVMVGIGCIVSLLGTPEPTKSPDE
- a CDS encoding dihydrodipicolinate synthase family protein produces the protein MSVSSHSSALSLRGIVPPLITPLSARDVLDREGLARLLDHVIGGGAVGVFILGTTGEAPSLSYRLRRELIAETIRLVDGRVPVLVGVTDTAFVETVNLAEYAAECGADGAVLTTPYYFPAGQTELTSYVENIQPLIPLPLMLYNMPQLTKVWFEIETLRRLSSLEGIVGVKDSSGDMEYFARLCELKQERPDWSILLGPEAKLAEAHSLGGDGGVCGGANVMPGLFNDCYEALRDGDAAKQQLSQRKIDRFQDIYEIGKYASRHIKATKAAASLIGICGDLPADPFHAFAQPERDRVAEILRSVESL